GACCAAACCAGCAAAGTTATTGGCAGTATTTGTTGTAGATACTGATGATAAAGAATTAGTTACCCCAGTAAAATAATTGAAAGTAAATAGGTGTTTATTATGGTTCAACGTATTGATTATAATCAGGTCGCTCCAGCGGGTGTTAAAGCTCTAGGTGGTGTCTATAGCTATGTAGTGCAAAGTGGTTTATCACCAGAATTAGTAGAGTTGGTTTATCTACGTATATCGCAAATTAATAATTGCGCATACTGTCTGGACATGCATACCAGAGACTTAATTAAGAAAGGTGTTACCATCGAGAAACTAGCTTTAGTTCAGGCTTGGCAAGAAGGTGGACATCTTTTTGATGAACGGGAGAGAGCAGCTTTAGCTTGGGCTGAGTCAGTAACCAAAGTCTCTACTACTGGAGTACCTGATGATGTTTATCAACTTGCTCATTCTGTATTTGATGAAAAAGAACTGGTTGATTTGACGATAGCCATTAGCTTGATGAATGCATATAACCGTATGGCAATTAGTTTTAGAAATACTCCACAAGCTGCTAAGTAATATTCAAAAAGCCCTCAAGCGAGGGCTTCTAACTTATTTAAAAGAAGGTTGGCTTAAGATTTTGTAGACCTTTTCTTTATATACATCATTCGAAATCACGCCTTTATCTCGCTGTTGTTTTAGCGATTTAAACTGCTGACCATGAATTTCTCTTTGAATATTCACATTATCATGATTTCTGATGTAGTAAAGACTCCGCTCATGATCACTCATATTTACTGTTTCTTCAGTAGAGTAGGACGGCTTAGCTTCCTTTTCTTGATATTGTTTTGCAATTTCAAAAAAATCTACATTTTGATGATTGGTGCCAGAATTAGAAAAGTCTTTTGGTTGTCCATTAAATTTATAATCTTGAGAACTCGCGTTTGCTACAAGCATGCTTTTATGCTGATTAAATTGACCTTGGTTATATTCTTGTTTCATTTGAAATGTGTTTGTTTCAGAAAAAGCTAAGGGAGAAAAAAGACTAATATTTAAAGATAAAAAAATTAATAACAATCTATTCATTTCTTTTGAATTCCAATTGAAATTGAGTAAATTACTGTATTGTAACATTAAAGTTTAATTTTTAAAGGTTGAATTTTGAGTGAATTTGAACATCTAGTAAATAATAAGATCTATAGATGAGTGTAAAAGCCAAGTTAAGAAGGCTTTTACACTCATTATTTTAATGTTGTTTTGAGTATTCTTCTTTCAATTTATCCAGAAAAATAAAGAGGTTTTGGTTCATTTCTTGGTAGTCGTGATTTCTTAATTCTTCACGACTATTCACGAATTTATAATTGTGAGCCTGATTTAATTCGGCTTCTGAATGTTGAATCAGCAACTCAACAACTTCTGGAGTTAACTCCATGTGACATTGTAATCCATAAACTAATTTTGAATATTCAATAATTTGTCTTGGGCAACCTGCACTAAAAGCGATAATTTTTGAGTTGAGAGTTAAACCCGGCATATCATTATGCCAATGCCCAACTTCGGTCATTTTTCCTAAGTGTGAAAACTTAGAGTTTGTTATGCCATATTCTGTAAGCATAATTGGAAATTTTCCAATTTCTCTTTCAGGGCTATGCTCGAATTTGGCACCTAAGGCTTCACCTATCAATTGAGATCCTAGACATACCCCGATAACAACTTTATTTGCTTCAATGGCTTTTCTAATGATTGATTGTTCAGCTAATGAATTAAAGTGAGGGCACATCTCTAGTGTAGTATCTGGATCTTGTGGGCCACCCATTACAATAAGAAAATCTATATCTTCAGCAGAAGATGGTAAAGCTTCATTTAAAAACACTCTTGAATAGGTAATTTTGAAATTATTATTCTTGCCCCATATTTCATACGCACCAGGTGCTTCAAAATCTTCATGAACAATAAAATGTAGCCGCATGATAGTCCTCGAAATGATAGATATTCGTTATAAATCGAGGATAGATTAAGAGCAGTGTGCTTTATCTAATACATCCAGTTTTTAAAAGTTATATGGTCCAGATGTATGAATTTTTACATGATTTAAAGAGAGTTACTCATTTTATTAATAATGGTCTTATAAATTTATTATTAAGTATTTCTAAATAGTTTTGGTGTGACAATAGCTGTTCAATTTGTTAAGTTGTGTGGCTTTTATAACGGTAGTCAAAATTTATGAAGACATTTCTACTTATATCTTTATTGGGTTTTGGGCTGATTGGCTGTACTTCATCTCCATATAATTCTCAAGAAAATTATTTAAATAACGCTCCGAATGTTCCAGTGAATAAAGCATTTAATAGTTTTAAAACACTTGAACACGGAATTTTTACCGATCAAGATGTCCATAATATTCCAGAGAATTCAAATATGAATTTTCGTTACGAAGTCCCTTTTTAAGGGAAAATAAATATTAATTTAAATAAAGGTAGATCAGGATGGCCTACTGCCTTTGCTGGCTAGGGATAATCAATGATTAATACCACCTTCGGGTGGTTTTTTGAAATTTAAACTGTTAAATTTTAATTGTTGAAAAAAGGTATTTTAAATGAAAAATTTCACTATTATTGCTTCTTTATTTTTGTTAGTTGGGTGTGCGACTGGCCACAAACAGGTTACTTCTGTTCAAGTGGCTGATAATAAAATTACTTCAGAGGCTGAAAAATATAAAAAACAATATCAAAAGAAAATTTATAAAATATGGGATATTCCAAAGTCTTCTACAGGTATGAGTGCAAGCGTTAAAGTATTTTTAACAGACACTGGAGAAATTGAACAAATCATCTTTTTAGATAAAGAAGAACAAAAATTTAAAACAAGTATTGAAAAAGCAATCTGGCGTGCAAGCCCATTTGCTTTGCCTTCGAATCCGGAAGTAAGAAAGCAAGCAAGAAGATTCAATATGAAATTTCAGGCTAAATAAGTAAGTTTTTCTTAAGCATGAGAGGCGAATTTAAAAACTGTTGATGTCTATAAATTCGCTCTCTAGTCTTATAAAACAGCGGAAGTAGTCAATTGAATCGGTATAAAAACTTTCTTTAAAAGTAAAAGTAACAGACCATTCTAGAGAAAAAATAAGACTGTTTATGGATAGGTAAACAAAATATAAAAATTAGTTACATTGCTATCAAAACATAACAGAAACAAAACTTTAAATAGACATTAAATTAATATAAAAAATTCACATGAGCCTTTAAATGTGACAAGAAAAAGTATGAGTGAAGCAAACAAACCTCGTAGTGAAAGTAAGGCAACCTCGACTGTCGCGTGGGGTGTGATTCTATTTGGAGTTGTTTTAGGAGTAGCCTTTATTTTGTCATATGGGCAAGTTGAAACAAGAAATGATAATTTAGACATTATTCAAGTCTGGTCTAAAGAGATGGTTACAGTTGGTCTTTTTATTATATTTAATGGGCTACTGTTTGGTTACTTACTTTTAAAAATGAGTAGTATTTTGAACCATCTTGAAAATAACAAAAACTAAAACGTATCTTAAAGTGTCAGTTACACAAATGATGATTGTTTGGTGTTGAATGTAGTCGTTAATTATTTAAGCATGGAATGACACAAGTTAAGTAAAGGATGAATCTCATGATTGATGAAGAAAAACCCTTAAATTTTGACGATGATGAAGAACCTCTAGATTTTGCCGATGAAGAATTTATCGATGATAAAAAAGAGGATGAGTTGTATAACAGCATTACCAAAGATGGTTCGAGTGTAGATCCTGCCGATGATGGTGAGCGTCACATTCGCCCTGAAGATGGTGATCCCATCGAAATTGAAGAATAAATTAAAGCCCAATTCAATATTGGGCATTTTTAATATTTGGGATTTCTAGTCAAACAGCACGGTACGTTCGAGGTTATTTAATCATTATCATTAATGACTCAAAAAATTGAAAACTAAGCAATGAGTGTAGAAGTGGGTACATATATATTTATTGAATGATTTATTCTCGAATTGAAGTAAAACTATGAGTCATTATATTTCTACATTTACCAACAAAATCAAAAATAAAGCAGTTCCACCGGTCAATGATGTTCTGCTCGCGTTTAAGACTTTGAAAAATTTACCAGGCGGATTAACGCTATTATCAAAGGTTGTTAGTCGAGTTGCTCCATATTTTCAGACCGTAAATCCAATGATTCAAAAATTAGATTTAAACGTGTGCGAAGCCTCAATCAAAAAAAATAAATCAATCGAAAATCATATTGGCACGGTACACGTTATTGCCATATGTAATGGATTGGAATTTGTGATGGGTGTGTTAGCTGAAGCATCAGTACCTCAACACTTAAGATGGTTACCCAAAGGTATGAGCGTAAATTACGTAGCTAAGGCAGATTCTGATATTAAATTAGTAGCAACAATTGATGAGGAGTGGAAAGTTGGAGATATGCAAGTAAAAATTAACGCTTATAGAGCTGATGGACAGCCTGTAGTTCAAGGGTATATTACGCTTTGGGTTACAGAGAAAAAGTAAATAACAGGGCATTAAATGCAAAAAATATTGGATTATCTCAGCAAATTTTTTACTGCTAAGCCTCAGCAAGATGCAGCAACGGATCAGATTGCTACAGCAATCGATCATGGTGATGAATTGATAGGTGTCGCTGTTGATGAGATGTCTCTTAGTTTAGAAGGTGTAAACCTAATTTGTAATTTTGAAGGATTAAAACTTAGTGCTTATGACGATGGTACTGGGGTATGGACTATTGGATATGGCACGACACGATATCCTAATGGCCAGCGTGTAAGTGAAGGAGACCGATGCACACTTGAACAGGCTAAAGCTTATATGCAGCATGATTTAAAGATATTTGAGCGTGCAGTAAATAGTGCTGTAAAGATGCCTTTAAAACAAAGCCAATTCGATGCATTAGTTTCTTTGACTTATAACATTGGAGTAGGGGCTTTTAAAAACTCGACCTTACTCAAAAAGTTAAATTTAGGTGATTACAAAGAGGCTGCAAACCAGTTTGATGTCTGGGTCAATGCTGGTGGTAAGCGGTTGCAGGGGCTGGTGAATCGCCGTGCAATCGAAAAGAAATTATTTTTATCGTCAAAATAGTGCTTTCAATTTTTATTAAACTTTATCAAAAAATCATGAAAAGCCCCAAATAGTCAGGGCTTTTCCATATACAAGTTGAATGGATTAACTCTTATCGCCTAAAGTGATTCTAAGTCGGTTTAAAGCCCCCATGAGCGAAATGCTGGTCGTCAACTCTACAATCTCTCTTTCACTAAAATATTCAGTTAAATGAGCTTTTACAGTTTCAATTTTGTCAGATAGAAAAGTGACTGCCTCCGCAAGTTCAAGAGCCAGAAGCTGCTTCTTTGAAAAGGCATTCGAATGTTTATAGCCCGGAATTTTATCAATGACTTCTTGGCTTACTCCCATATCTCTTAATTCCTGAGCATGAAAAGCGCAGCAGTAAGCACAGCCGTTGATTTGTGACACATATAACTCAGCTAAAGCAATGATTTGAGGGTCGATGCCTGATGTACGAATAGATGCATGTGCTGAGTACAAATGATTAATCGTTTTTTTAGCAACTTCTTTATATTCCATAATATAGACCAAGCTTTTTGTGATAAAAAACTATTATTTACTACTAGGTATAGATTGTAAATTAGGCACTATTTTGTTATATAGGTATATTTTTTATACCTAATTAATCAATGAAAGATAATATTTCTGGCTGTTCTGTAGAAGAAGCAATGACAGTATTGGGTGGTCGCTGGAGAATGTTAATTATTTCATTTCTCATCGAAAGACCTATGCGCTTTAATGAGCTAAGACGCGCAATACCTAATATTTCTCAAAGAATGTTAACTTTAGAATTACGTTTTCTTGAAGAAGAAGGGTTTATTAACAGAGAAGTTTTTGCAGAAGTTCCTGTTAAAGTTGAGTACTCATTAACGGAAGATGGCAAGAAATTAAATGGTTTAGTTGATGTACTAAAAGAAGTGGGAACTTGGCTAAAAGTAAGATAATGAGGTTTGTTTTATAGTTTTATTTAATGTGTTTTAGATCACACCGAGATCGTATGTGCCCATTTTCATAGGATCATTTATATAAATTTTAGGTATAAAAAAAGCCTGATGCTACGAATCAGGCTTCAGTATTCATCAACAATAGGAGTTGGTGAACAAGACCAATCTAACAGACCTGCTCTATAAAGGCAAACCAATGGTCGACCAGACAGTTCATATAAGTATGAGCTTTCTCAAATTATAGGCATTAAAAAAGCCCTTGCTCGAAAGCGAAGGGCTTAGTCGTTCATTGATCTAGCAATGAACTATATAAGGCTCATCTCATACTAAGTTCAGTATATCTGAAATTGGAGCAACAAAGAAGAAAACATTTCGAATAGTTATTTAAAACATCTTAATTACTCATATCGTCTTTCGATGGCCTAACCCAAGTGTTTGGAAGATACTTAATATTGGGTAAGAAATATTGAAAAACGTAATTTTTATCTTTAGCACTTATTCTAGTTTTAACGAAATCTACACACTTAAACAATTAGTTGAAAAAAGTTTCAATAATCTAGCCAGATAGCATGTTAAGTTTTTCTCAATCATAAAAATTTAAAAAGGATTAAAACATGAAATTTTCTTACCAAGATCTTGCTGGAAATAATGTTGAAGTCGCGTGTGAAAGTTATATTCATATACCGTCAGGAACAACAGTGAAATCTACAGAGGCTGGCAATTATCACCCTACTGAAAATTTCAGATTTTTTAAGAAAACTGAAGCTGATTCTATGCCCATCTATCGATTTGCTATTGACCAAAATTCTAATGTTTTTAATAGTGATGAACTTCCAGCATTAGCTCAAATTGGGACAGACTGGAAAAATTTAGATTAAATTTTTACTCAATCTAAGACCCTCAGTCGAGGGTTTTAGATTGTTTGTATGAGTTATTTCTTTTTAAATACAAGCATTAAGCCTAGCAGAATCGCAATCATTCCGATTAAACCTGCAACTGGCAACTTATTTTTTAAAATTAGAAAATCTAGAAGTGCAGTAACGACAGGGACTAAATAGAATAGGCTTGTCACATTGACAATATTGCCCTGACTTAAAAGCCGGTAAAGTAAAAGCTGCGCAACTACAGAAATTAAAATTCCAAGAAATAAGACTGAAATAATCAGTTGTGAATTCCACGTTACTTCAAAATGTTCAAACGGAACTATAAACAGGCAGACCACAAGACTAACTATATATTGTAGCGGTAAGACATCTGTAGGGGCTTGCTGAATGTTCTTTTGCATGATGGCACCAAAAGTTATACAGATGAGGGCTGTCAAAGCAAAGAGTATCCCGATTGGAGCTATAAACGACATCGTCAGGCTTTTCCAGACTAAAAGAATAAGCCCAGCTAAAGCAATGCATAAACCGAATAGTCTTTCTTTTTGTAAATTCTTTTCTAGAAGGCAAAGCGTCAAAATGGGTTGTATTCCCATGATTGTAGCCATTAAGCCTGGAGTAACTCCATGAGCCATCGCTTTAAAATAGCAAATTGAATAACCTGCAATCATAAGCAGTCCAGTAAGCAGAACTTGCTTTCGGGTTCCATGTTTGGGTAAGAGTCTTTTTCTAAAAATAGCCAGTAGTGAAAGAACAATCAAAGCGGTAGAAAAGCGTAGAATTAATAATGCCATTGGCGAGGCATTATCTAGTCCCCAACGAGTAAAAATTGCAGCACTTCCCCAAAGTAAAACGAAAATAGATGTCGCACTTTGTGATGCAAGCATCTGTTTATTTAGGCGCATAAAACCTCCTCCTAGTGCGTATATCTAAGAAATACGAAGTGATGAAATTGTTAGTAGGTGTCGCTATTAACGTGTTATTGAGACATTAATCAATTCACAGATAGTTTCTTTCAGATAAATGAATTGTTTTAACTTCTTCTAAATTCAGTATGAAAGAGAGAATAAATAAAGAAAAGCGCATAATTCTTTTATATACTATTTGAAAATCGAATAGATAAATCGTAATGAATATAAAAAACTTACAGATTGATTGGCTAAAATGCTTTGTCACAGTCGTAGATACAGGCTCATTGTCGAATGCAGCACCCGAGTTATATCGCTCTCAGTCTGCGGTTAGCATGCAACTGAAAAAACTAGAAGAAGCGCTGCATTGCCAACTTTTAATACGAACACATCGACAAATTGAATTAACGTCGCAAGGACAGCTACTTTTAGGTTATGCGCGCCGAATTCTTGACTTACATGCAGAAGCTCAAATGGCATTTCATGGAGATGAATTAAAGGGCCGTATACGCCTTGGCGTACCTGATGACTATGCCGCTAAATATTTAACACCAGTACTCAAACGGTTTGCGCCACGTTACGGAGGTGTTGAAATTGAATTGATCTGTGAGCAGTCGACTTCGTTAATTCCGCGAGTAGAAAGTGGGGATATAGACTTGGCATTAATTTCAAGAGATAACGCGCGTCAAGGAACACTGCTATTCCATGAACCGATGGTGTGGGTAGGTTCTCCACAGTTTGAACTCTGGCGAGAAGATCCGCTACCAATTGCAGTTTACGAAAGTACCAGCCAAGCCAAGAAGAGTGCTATTCATTCTTTGGCATTACAAGGGCGCCGTTATCGTGTGGTATACAACAGTTCAAGTTTAGCTGGGCAAATTGCAGCAGTAGAAAGTGGG
This region of Acinetobacter sp. XS-4 genomic DNA includes:
- a CDS encoding DMT family transporter, with protein sequence MRLNKQMLASQSATSIFVLLWGSAAIFTRWGLDNASPMALLILRFSTALIVLSLLAIFRKRLLPKHGTRKQVLLTGLLMIAGYSICYFKAMAHGVTPGLMATIMGIQPILTLCLLEKNLQKERLFGLCIALAGLILLVWKSLTMSFIAPIGILFALTALICITFGAIMQKNIQQAPTDVLPLQYIVSLVVCLFIVPFEHFEVTWNSQLIISVLFLGILISVVAQLLLYRLLSQGNIVNVTSLFYLVPVVTALLDFLILKNKLPVAGLIGMIAILLGLMLVFKKK
- a CDS encoding LysR family transcriptional regulator, yielding MNIKNLQIDWLKCFVTVVDTGSLSNAAPELYRSQSAVSMQLKKLEEALHCQLLIRTHRQIELTSQGQLLLGYARRILDLHAEAQMAFHGDELKGRIRLGVPDDYAAKYLTPVLKRFAPRYGGVEIELICEQSTSLIPRVESGDIDLALISRDNARQGTLLFHEPMVWVGSPQFELWREDPLPIAVYESTSQAKKSAIHSLALQGRRYRVVYNSSSLAGQIAAVESGLAIAVFTQCSAPEHLTILGADHGLGPLEPMEAAVYRSRASLESKAVDHLYELLIKTLRHSVNV
- a CDS encoding carboxymuconolactone decarboxylase family protein, which codes for MVQRIDYNQVAPAGVKALGGVYSYVVQSGLSPELVELVYLRISQINNCAYCLDMHTRDLIKKGVTIEKLALVQAWQEGGHLFDERERAALAWAESVTKVSTTGVPDDVYQLAHSVFDEKELVDLTIAISLMNAYNRMAISFRNTPQAAK
- a CDS encoding helix-turn-helix domain-containing protein; translated protein: MKDNISGCSVEEAMTVLGGRWRMLIISFLIERPMRFNELRRAIPNISQRMLTLELRFLEEEGFINREVFAEVPVKVEYSLTEDGKKLNGLVDVLKEVGTWLKVR
- a CDS encoding type 1 glutamine amidotransferase, producing the protein MRLHFIVHEDFEAPGAYEIWGKNNNFKITYSRVFLNEALPSSAEDIDFLIVMGGPQDPDTTLEMCPHFNSLAEQSIIRKAIEANKVVIGVCLGSQLIGEALGAKFEHSPEREIGKFPIMLTEYGITNSKFSHLGKMTEVGHWHNDMPGLTLNSKIIAFSAGCPRQIIEYSKLVYGLQCHMELTPEVVELLIQHSEAELNQAHNYKFVNSREELRNHDYQEMNQNLFIFLDKLKEEYSKQH
- a CDS encoding TonB C-terminal domain-containing protein produces the protein MKNFTIIASLFLLVGCATGHKQVTSVQVADNKITSEAEKYKKQYQKKIYKIWDIPKSSTGMSASVKVFLTDTGEIEQIIFLDKEEQKFKTSIEKAIWRASPFALPSNPEVRKQARRFNMKFQAK
- a CDS encoding hotdog fold domain-containing protein — encoded protein: MSHYISTFTNKIKNKAVPPVNDVLLAFKTLKNLPGGLTLLSKVVSRVAPYFQTVNPMIQKLDLNVCEASIKKNKSIENHIGTVHVIAICNGLEFVMGVLAEASVPQHLRWLPKGMSVNYVAKADSDIKLVATIDEEWKVGDMQVKINAYRADGQPVVQGYITLWVTEKK
- a CDS encoding lysozyme; this translates as MQKILDYLSKFFTAKPQQDAATDQIATAIDHGDELIGVAVDEMSLSLEGVNLICNFEGLKLSAYDDGTGVWTIGYGTTRYPNGQRVSEGDRCTLEQAKAYMQHDLKIFERAVNSAVKMPLKQSQFDALVSLTYNIGVGAFKNSTLLKKLNLGDYKEAANQFDVWVNAGGKRLQGLVNRRAIEKKLFLSSK
- a CDS encoding carboxymuconolactone decarboxylase family protein: MEYKEVAKKTINHLYSAHASIRTSGIDPQIIALAELYVSQINGCAYCCAFHAQELRDMGVSQEVIDKIPGYKHSNAFSKKQLLALELAEAVTFLSDKIETVKAHLTEYFSEREIVELTTSISLMGALNRLRITLGDKS